One window of Nicotiana tomentosiformis chromosome 11, ASM39032v3, whole genome shotgun sequence genomic DNA carries:
- the LOC138901331 gene encoding uncharacterized protein encodes MISPYYINPGKANVVADVLSSKAESMGSLAYLPVVERPLAMDVQRLANRFVRLDVSEPSRVLAFVVAQSLLLERIKDRQFDDPHFLVMKDTVQRGGAKEVVVGDDGIMRLQGWNYVPNVDGLRDLILEEAHSSRYSIHPGVTNMYRDLKQHY; translated from the coding sequence atgatatcaccatattatataaatccagggaaggccaatgtggtagccgatgtaTTGAGTAGTAAAGctgagagtatgggcagtttggcatatttaccggtagtagagaggccattagccatggatgttcagcgCCTGGCCAATcggtttgtgagattagatgtttcggagcccagtcgtgttcttgCTTTTGTTGTGGCACAATCATTGTTGTTAGAGCGTATCAAGGATCGCcaatttgatgatcctcacttttTGGTGatgaaggacacggtgcagcggggtggtgctaaggaggttgtggTTGGTGATGATGGTATTATGCGGCTTCAAGGCTGGAATTATGTTCCAAATGTTGACGGGTTGAGAgatttgattcttgaggaggctcacagctcgcgttattccattcacccaggtgtcacgaatatgtatcgtgacttgaaacaacactattag
- the LOC138901332 gene encoding uncharacterized protein, protein MLRACVVDFGGAWDQFLPLAEFVYNINFKLSIQMAPYEALYRRRYRSLFGWFDPGEARLLGTDLVHDALKKVKVLLRVSPMKGVMRFRKKGKLIPRYIGIFELLERVGDVAYRLALPPSLSGVHPVFHVSMLQKYYGDSSHILDFNTIQLDGDLTYDVEQWPFWTGRFES, encoded by the exons atgttacgtgcctgTGTCGTTGATTTTGGAGGtgcatgggaccagtttctaccactcgcagagtttgtCTACAACATCAATTTCAAGttgagtatccagatggctccttatgaggccttatataggcGGAGATATCGTTCTTTGTTTGGTTGGTTTGAtcctggggaggctaggttattgggcactgATTTAGTCcatgatgccttgaaaaaggtgaaG gttttgctcagagtttcacccatgaagggtgtgatgaggttcaggaagaagggcaagttgatccctcggtatattggtatTTTTGAGCTgcttgagagagtgggagatgtggcttacagacttgcattaccacctagtctatcaggtgttcacccagtgtttcatgtttctatgctccagaagtattatggtgattcgtcacatattttggacttcaacacgaTACAACTGGATGGGGATTTAACGTATGATGTGGagcagtggccattttggactggcaggttcgaaagttga